The following proteins come from a genomic window of Mustela lutreola isolate mMusLut2 chromosome 6, mMusLut2.pri, whole genome shotgun sequence:
- the BAG6 gene encoding large proline-rich protein BAG6 isoform X16 — MEPSDSTSTTTSMEEPDSLEVLVKTLDSQTRTFIVGAQMNVKEFKEHIAASVSIPSEKQRLIYQGRVLQDDKKLQEYNVGGKVIHLVERAPPQTQLPSGASSGIGSASATHGGGPPPGTRGPGASVHDRNANSYVMVGTFNLPSEPRVRLVMAQHMIRDIQTLLSRMECRGGPQAQHSQPPPQTPTVAPEPGALSSQTSEPVESEVPPREPMEAEEVEERAPAQSPELTPSGPAPVGPTPAPETNAPNHPSPAEYVEVLQELQRLESRLQPFLQRYYEVLGTAATTDYNNNQEGREEDQRLINLVGESLRLLGNTFVALSDLRCNLACAPPRHLHVVRPMSHYTTPMVLQQAAIPIQINVGTTVTMTGNGTRPPPAASAEAAPTGPGQASSLAPTSTTVESSTEGVPPPGPAPPPTTSHPRVIRISHQSVEPVVMMHMNIQDSGTQPGGVPSAPTGPLGPPGHGQTLGQQVPGFPTAPTRVVIARPTPPQARPSHPGGPPVSGTLGAGLGTNASLAQMVSGLVGQLLMQPVLVAQGTPGMAPPPAPATASASAGTTNTATTAGPAPGGPAQPPPPQPSAADLQFSQLLGNLLGPAGPGAGGPGMASPTITVAMPGVPAFLQGMTDFLQATQTAPPPPPPPPPPPPAPEQQNMPPPGSPSGGAGSPGGLGLESLSPEFFTSVVQGVLNSLLGSLGARAGSSESIAAFIQRLSGSSNIFEPGADGALGFFGALLSLLCQNFSMVDVVMLLHGHFQPLQRLQPQLRSFFHQHYLGGQEPTPGNIRTATHTLITGLEEYVRESFSLVQVQPGVDIIRTNLEFLQEQFNSIAAHVLHCTDSGFGARLLELCNQGLFECLALNLHCLGGQQMELAAVINGRIRRMSRGVNPSLVSWLTTMMGLRLQVVLEHMPVGPDAILRYVRRVGDPPQPLPEEPMEVQGSERTSPEPQRENASPAPGTTAEEAMSRGPPPAPEGGGSRDEQDGASAETEPWAAAVPPEWVPIIQQDIQSQRKVKPQPPLSDAYLSGMPAKRRKTMQGEGPQLLLSEAVSRAAKAAGARPLTSPESLSRDLEAPEVQESYRQQLRADIQKRLQEDPNYSPQRFPNAHRAFADDP; from the exons ATGGAGCCCAGTGATAGTACCAGTACCACTACTAGTATGGAGGAACCTGACAGCCTGGAGGTGCTGGTGAAGACCTTGGACTCTCAGACTCGGACCTTTATTGTGGGGGCCCAG ATGAATGTAAAGGAGTTTAAAGAGCACATCGCTGCCTCTGTCAGCATTCCGTCTGAGAAACAACGGCTTATTTATCAGGGACGAGTTCTGCAGGATGATAAGAAGCTCCAGGAATACA atGTTGGGGGAAAGGTTATTCACCTCGTGGAACGGGCTCCTCCTCAGACTCAGCTCCCTTCTGGGGCATCTTCTGGGATAGGTTCTGCCTCAGCCACCCATGGTGGAGGACCCCCACCTGGTACTCGGGGGCCTGGGGCCTCTGTTCATGACCGGAATGCCAACAGCTATGTCATGGTTGGAACCTTCAACCTTCCT AGTGAGCCCCGAGTACGGCTGGTGATGGCTCAGCACATGATCAGGGATATACAGACCTTACTATCCCGGATGGAG TGTCGAGGGGGACCCCAAGCACAGCACAGTCAGCCACCCCCACAGACGCCAACTGTGGCCCCGGAGCCTGGAGCCTTGAGCTCTCAAACATCAGAACCAGTTGAAAGTGAAGTGCCTCCTCGGGAGCCCATGGAGGCGGAAGAAGTGGAGGAGCGtgccccagcccagagcccagaacTCACCCCTTCTGGCCCAGCTCCTGTGGGCCCAACGCCTGCCCCAGAGACAAATGCACCCAA CCATCCTTCCCCAGCGGAGTATGTTGAAGTGCTCCAGGAGCTCCAGCGGCTGGAGAGCCGCCTTCAGCCCTTCCTGCAGCGCTACTACGAGGTTCTGGGCACTGCTGCCACCACGGACTACAACAACAAC CAAGAGGGGCGTGAAGAGGATCAGCGCTTGATTAACTTGGTGGGGGAGAGCCTGCGGCTGCTGGGCAACACCTTCGTGGCGCTGTCGGACCTGCGCTGCAATCTGGCCTGTGCACCCCCGCGACACCTGCACGTGGTCCGGCCCATGTCCCACTACACCACTCCCATGGTGCTCCAGCAGGCAGCCATCCCCATTCAG ATCAACGTGGGAACCACTGTGACCATGACGGGGAATGGGACTCGGCCCCCCCCGGCTGCCAGTGCGGAGGCAGCTCCGACTGGTCCTGGGCAGGCCTCGTCCCTGGCTCCCACTTCTACCACTGTTGAGTCCTCAACCGAGGGGGTTCCCCCGCCAGGGCCAGCTCCCCCACCGACCACCAGCCACCCAAGGGTCATTCGGATTTCCCACCAGAGCGTGGAACCCGTGGTCATGATGCACATGAACATCCAAG ATTCTGGCACACAGCCCGGTGGAGTTCCGAGTGCTCCCACTGGCCCCCTAGGACCCCCTGGTCATGGCCAGACCCTGG GACAGCAGGTGCCAGGCTTTCCGACAGCTCCGACCCGGGTGGTGATCGCCCGACCCACCCCTCCACAGGCTCGGCCTTCCCATCCTGGGGGGCCCCCTGTCTCGGGTACTCTA ggcgCCGGGCTGGGTACAAATGCCTCCTTGGCCCAGATGGTGAGCGGACTTGTGGGGCAGCTTCTGATGCAGCCTGTTCTCGTGG CTCAGGGGACTCCAGGAATGGCTCCACCTCCGGCCCCTGCCACTGCTTCAGCTAGTGCCGGCACCACCAACACCGCTACCACAGCCGGCCCTGCTCCTGGGGGGCCTGCCCAGCCTCCACCCCCTCAGCCCTCTGCGGCCGACCTGCAGTTCTCTCAGCTCCTGGGGAACCTGCTGGGGCCGGCGGGGCCTGGGGCCGGAGGGCCTGGCATGGCTTCTCCCACCATCACTGTGGCGATGCCTGGCGTCCCCGCCTTTCTGCAGGGCATGACTGACTTTCTGCAG GCAACACAGACGGCGCCTCCgccccctccaccacccccacccccacccccggcccccgaGCAGCAGAACATGCCCCCACCGGGGTCCCCTTCTGGTGGCGCAGGGAGTCCTGGAGGCCTGGGTCTTGAGAGCCTTTCACCGGAGTTTTTTACCTCCGTGGTGCAGGGTGTTCTGAACTCCCTGCTGGGCTCCCTGGGGGCCCGGGCTGGCAGCAGTGAGAGTATCGCCGCTTTCATACAGCGCCTTAGTGGATCCAGCAACATCTTCGAGCCTGGGGCTGATGGGGCCCTCG GATTCTTTGGGGCCCTGCTCTCTCTTCTGTGCCAGAACTTTTCCATGGTGGATGTGGTGATGCTTCTTCATGGCCATTTCCAGCCACTGCAGCGGCTTCAGCCCCAGCTGCGATCCTTTTTCCACCAGCACTACTTGGGTGGCCAAGAGCCCACGCCTGGTAACATACGG ACGGCAACCCACACGTTGATCACGGGGCTGGAAGAATATGTGCGGGAGAGTTTT TCTCTGGTGCAGGTTCAGCCTGGTGTGGACATCATCCGGACAAACCTGGAGTTTCTCCAAGAGCAGTTCAACAGCATTGCCGCTCATGTGCTGCACTGCACAG ACAGTGGATTTGGGGCCCGTTTGTTGGAGCTGTGTAACCAGGGCCTGTTTGAATGCCTGGCCCTCAACCTGCACTGCTTGGGGGGACAGCAGATGGAACTGGCTGCAGTCATCAATGGCCGAATT CGTCGCATGTCTCGTGGGGTGAACCCATCCTTGGTGAGCTGGCTGACCACTATGATGGGACTGAGGCTTCAGGTGGTTCTGGAGCACATGCCCGTGGGCCCTGATGCCATCCTCAGATACGTTCGCAGGGTCGGTGATCCCCCCCAG CCCCTTCCTGAGGAGCCAATGGAAGTTCAGGGATCAGAAAGAACTTCCCCTGAGCCTCAG CGGGAGAATGCTTCCCCGGCCCCGGGCACTACGGCAGAAGAGGCCATGTCCCGAGGGCCACCTCCTGCTCCTGAGGGTGGCGGCTCCCGTGACGAGCAGGATGGAGCTTCAGCTGAGACAGAGCCTTGGGCAGCTGCAGTCCCCCCA GAGTGGGTTCCGATTATCCAGCAGGACATTCAGAGCCAGCGGAAGGTGAAGCCGCAACCCCCCCTGAGTGATGCCTACCTCAGTGGTATGCCTGCCAAGAGACGTAAG ACGATGCAGGGTGAGGGCCCCCAGCTGCTTCTCTCAGAGGCCGTGAGCCGGGCAGCTAAGGCAGCCGGAGCTCGGCCCCTGACAAGCCCTGAGAGCCTGAGCCGGGACCTGGAGGcaccagaggttcaggagagctACAGGCAGCAG ctccgGGCTGATATACAAAAGCGACTGCAGGAAGACCCCAACTACAGTCCCCAGCGCTTCCCTAATGCCCACCGGGCCTTTGCTGATGATCCCTAG
- the BAG6 gene encoding large proline-rich protein BAG6 isoform X24: MEPSDSTSTTTSMEEPDSLEVLVKTLDSQTRTFIVGAQMNVKEFKEHIAASVSIPSEKQRLIYQGRVLQDDKKLQEYNVGGKVIHLVERAPPQTQLPSGASSGIGSASATHGGGPPPGTRGPGASVHDRNANSYVMVGTFNLPSEPRVRLVMAQHMIRDIQTLLSRMECRGGPQAQHSQPPPQTPTVAPEPGALSSQTSEPVESEVPPREPMEAEEVEERAPAQSPELTPSGPAPVGPTPAPETNAPNHPSPAEYVEVLQELQRLESRLQPFLQRYYEVLGTAATTDYNNNQEGREEDQRLINLVGESLRLLGNTFVALSDLRCNLACAPPRHLHVVRPMSHYTTPMVLQQAAIPIQINVGTTVTMTGNGTRPPPAASAEAAPTGPGQASSLAPTSTTVESSTEGVPPPGPAPPPTTSHPRVIRISHQSVEPVVMMHMNIQDSGTQPGGVPSAPTGPLGPPGHGQTLGQQVPGFPTAPTRVVIARPTPPQARPSHPGGPPVSGTLGAGLGTNASLAQMVSGLVGQLLMQPVLVAQGTPGMAPPPAPATASASAGTTNTATTAGPAPGGPAQPPPPQPSAADLQFSQLLGNLLGPAGPGAGGPGMASPTITVAMPGVPAFLQGMTDFLQATQTAPPPPPPPPPPPPAPEQQNMPPPGSPSGGAGSPGGLGLESLSPEFFTSVVQGVLNSLLGSLGARAGSSESIAAFIQRLSGSSNIFEPGADGALGFFGALLSLLCQNFSMVDVVMLLHGHFQPLQRLQPQLRSFFHQHYLGGQEPTPGNIRTATHTLITGLEEYVRESFSLVQVQPGVDIIRTNLEFLQEQFNSIAAHVLHCTDSGFGARLLELCNQGLFECLALNLHCLGGQQMELAAVINGRIRRMSRGVNPSLVSWLTTMMGLRLQVVLEHMPVGPDAILRYVRRVGDPPQPLPEEPMEVQGSERTSPEPQRENASPAPGTTAEEAMSRGPPPAPEGGGSRDEQDGASAETEPWAAAVPPEWVPIIQQDIQSQRKVKPQPPLSDAYLSGMPAKRRKLRADIQKRLQEDPNYSPQRFPNAHRAFADDP; the protein is encoded by the exons ATGGAGCCCAGTGATAGTACCAGTACCACTACTAGTATGGAGGAACCTGACAGCCTGGAGGTGCTGGTGAAGACCTTGGACTCTCAGACTCGGACCTTTATTGTGGGGGCCCAG ATGAATGTAAAGGAGTTTAAAGAGCACATCGCTGCCTCTGTCAGCATTCCGTCTGAGAAACAACGGCTTATTTATCAGGGACGAGTTCTGCAGGATGATAAGAAGCTCCAGGAATACA atGTTGGGGGAAAGGTTATTCACCTCGTGGAACGGGCTCCTCCTCAGACTCAGCTCCCTTCTGGGGCATCTTCTGGGATAGGTTCTGCCTCAGCCACCCATGGTGGAGGACCCCCACCTGGTACTCGGGGGCCTGGGGCCTCTGTTCATGACCGGAATGCCAACAGCTATGTCATGGTTGGAACCTTCAACCTTCCT AGTGAGCCCCGAGTACGGCTGGTGATGGCTCAGCACATGATCAGGGATATACAGACCTTACTATCCCGGATGGAG TGTCGAGGGGGACCCCAAGCACAGCACAGTCAGCCACCCCCACAGACGCCAACTGTGGCCCCGGAGCCTGGAGCCTTGAGCTCTCAAACATCAGAACCAGTTGAAAGTGAAGTGCCTCCTCGGGAGCCCATGGAGGCGGAAGAAGTGGAGGAGCGtgccccagcccagagcccagaacTCACCCCTTCTGGCCCAGCTCCTGTGGGCCCAACGCCTGCCCCAGAGACAAATGCACCCAA CCATCCTTCCCCAGCGGAGTATGTTGAAGTGCTCCAGGAGCTCCAGCGGCTGGAGAGCCGCCTTCAGCCCTTCCTGCAGCGCTACTACGAGGTTCTGGGCACTGCTGCCACCACGGACTACAACAACAAC CAAGAGGGGCGTGAAGAGGATCAGCGCTTGATTAACTTGGTGGGGGAGAGCCTGCGGCTGCTGGGCAACACCTTCGTGGCGCTGTCGGACCTGCGCTGCAATCTGGCCTGTGCACCCCCGCGACACCTGCACGTGGTCCGGCCCATGTCCCACTACACCACTCCCATGGTGCTCCAGCAGGCAGCCATCCCCATTCAG ATCAACGTGGGAACCACTGTGACCATGACGGGGAATGGGACTCGGCCCCCCCCGGCTGCCAGTGCGGAGGCAGCTCCGACTGGTCCTGGGCAGGCCTCGTCCCTGGCTCCCACTTCTACCACTGTTGAGTCCTCAACCGAGGGGGTTCCCCCGCCAGGGCCAGCTCCCCCACCGACCACCAGCCACCCAAGGGTCATTCGGATTTCCCACCAGAGCGTGGAACCCGTGGTCATGATGCACATGAACATCCAAG ATTCTGGCACACAGCCCGGTGGAGTTCCGAGTGCTCCCACTGGCCCCCTAGGACCCCCTGGTCATGGCCAGACCCTGG GACAGCAGGTGCCAGGCTTTCCGACAGCTCCGACCCGGGTGGTGATCGCCCGACCCACCCCTCCACAGGCTCGGCCTTCCCATCCTGGGGGGCCCCCTGTCTCGGGTACTCTA ggcgCCGGGCTGGGTACAAATGCCTCCTTGGCCCAGATGGTGAGCGGACTTGTGGGGCAGCTTCTGATGCAGCCTGTTCTCGTGG CTCAGGGGACTCCAGGAATGGCTCCACCTCCGGCCCCTGCCACTGCTTCAGCTAGTGCCGGCACCACCAACACCGCTACCACAGCCGGCCCTGCTCCTGGGGGGCCTGCCCAGCCTCCACCCCCTCAGCCCTCTGCGGCCGACCTGCAGTTCTCTCAGCTCCTGGGGAACCTGCTGGGGCCGGCGGGGCCTGGGGCCGGAGGGCCTGGCATGGCTTCTCCCACCATCACTGTGGCGATGCCTGGCGTCCCCGCCTTTCTGCAGGGCATGACTGACTTTCTGCAG GCAACACAGACGGCGCCTCCgccccctccaccacccccacccccacccccggcccccgaGCAGCAGAACATGCCCCCACCGGGGTCCCCTTCTGGTGGCGCAGGGAGTCCTGGAGGCCTGGGTCTTGAGAGCCTTTCACCGGAGTTTTTTACCTCCGTGGTGCAGGGTGTTCTGAACTCCCTGCTGGGCTCCCTGGGGGCCCGGGCTGGCAGCAGTGAGAGTATCGCCGCTTTCATACAGCGCCTTAGTGGATCCAGCAACATCTTCGAGCCTGGGGCTGATGGGGCCCTCG GATTCTTTGGGGCCCTGCTCTCTCTTCTGTGCCAGAACTTTTCCATGGTGGATGTGGTGATGCTTCTTCATGGCCATTTCCAGCCACTGCAGCGGCTTCAGCCCCAGCTGCGATCCTTTTTCCACCAGCACTACTTGGGTGGCCAAGAGCCCACGCCTGGTAACATACGG ACGGCAACCCACACGTTGATCACGGGGCTGGAAGAATATGTGCGGGAGAGTTTT TCTCTGGTGCAGGTTCAGCCTGGTGTGGACATCATCCGGACAAACCTGGAGTTTCTCCAAGAGCAGTTCAACAGCATTGCCGCTCATGTGCTGCACTGCACAG ACAGTGGATTTGGGGCCCGTTTGTTGGAGCTGTGTAACCAGGGCCTGTTTGAATGCCTGGCCCTCAACCTGCACTGCTTGGGGGGACAGCAGATGGAACTGGCTGCAGTCATCAATGGCCGAATT CGTCGCATGTCTCGTGGGGTGAACCCATCCTTGGTGAGCTGGCTGACCACTATGATGGGACTGAGGCTTCAGGTGGTTCTGGAGCACATGCCCGTGGGCCCTGATGCCATCCTCAGATACGTTCGCAGGGTCGGTGATCCCCCCCAG CCCCTTCCTGAGGAGCCAATGGAAGTTCAGGGATCAGAAAGAACTTCCCCTGAGCCTCAG CGGGAGAATGCTTCCCCGGCCCCGGGCACTACGGCAGAAGAGGCCATGTCCCGAGGGCCACCTCCTGCTCCTGAGGGTGGCGGCTCCCGTGACGAGCAGGATGGAGCTTCAGCTGAGACAGAGCCTTGGGCAGCTGCAGTCCCCCCA GAGTGGGTTCCGATTATCCAGCAGGACATTCAGAGCCAGCGGAAGGTGAAGCCGCAACCCCCCCTGAGTGATGCCTACCTCAGTGGTATGCCTGCCAAGAGACGTAAG ctccgGGCTGATATACAAAAGCGACTGCAGGAAGACCCCAACTACAGTCCCCAGCGCTTCCCTAATGCCCACCGGGCCTTTGCTGATGATCCCTAG
- the BAG6 gene encoding large proline-rich protein BAG6 isoform X9: MEPSDSTSTTTSMEEPDSLEVLVKTLDSQTRTFIVGAQMNVKEFKEHIAASVSIPSEKQRLIYQGRVLQDDKKLQEYNVGGKVIHLVERAPPQTQLPSGASSGIGSASATHGGGPPPGTRGPGASVHDRNANSYVMVGTFNLPSDGSAVDVHINMEQAPIQSEPRVRLVMAQHMIRDIQTLLSRMECRGGPQAQHSQPPPQTPTVAPEPGALSSQTSEPVESEVPPREPMEAEEVEERAPAQSPELTPSGPAPVGPTPAPETNAPNHPSPAEYVEVLQELQRLESRLQPFLQRYYEVLGTAATTDYNNNQEGREEDQRLINLVGESLRLLGNTFVALSDLRCNLACAPPRHLHVVRPMSHYTTPMVLQQAAIPIQINVGTTVTMTGNGTRPPPAASAEAAPTGPGQASSLAPTSTTVESSTEGVPPPGPAPPPTTSHPRVIRISHQSVEPVVMMHMNIQGPLFLSPCPDSGTQPGGVPSAPTGPLGPPGHGQTLGSTLIQLPSLPPEFMHAVAHQITHQAMVAAVASAAAGQQVPGFPTAPTRVVIARPTPPQARPSHPGGPPVSGTLQGAGLGTNASLAQMVSGLVGQLLMQPVLVAQGTPGMAPPPAPATASASAGTTNTATTAGPAPGGPAQPPPPQPSAADLQFSQLLGNLLGPAGPGAGGPGMASPTITVAMPGVPAFLQGMTDFLQATQTAPPPPPPPPPPPPAPEQQNMPPPGSPSGGAGSPGGLGLESLSPEFFTSVVQGVLNSLLGSLGARAGSSESIAAFIQRLSGSSNIFEPGADGALGFFGALLSLLCQNFSMVDVVMLLHGHFQPLQRLQPQLRSFFHQHYLGGQEPTPGNIRTATHTLITGLEEYVRESFSLVQVQPGVDIIRTNLEFLQEQFNSIAAHVLHCTDSGFGARLLELCNQGLFECLALNLHCLGGQQMELAAVINGRIRRMSRGVNPSLVSWLTTMMGLRLQVVLEHMPVGPDAILRYVRRVGDPPQPLPEEPMEVQGSERTSPEPQRENASPAPGTTAEEAMSRGPPPAPEGGGSRDEQDGASAETEPWAAAVPPEWVPIIQQDIQSQRKVKPQPPLSDAYLSGMPAKRRKTMQGEGPQLLLSEAVSRAAKAAGARPLTSPESLSRDLEAPEVQESYRQQLRADIQKRLQEDPNYSPQRFPNAHRAFADDP; the protein is encoded by the exons ATGGAGCCCAGTGATAGTACCAGTACCACTACTAGTATGGAGGAACCTGACAGCCTGGAGGTGCTGGTGAAGACCTTGGACTCTCAGACTCGGACCTTTATTGTGGGGGCCCAG ATGAATGTAAAGGAGTTTAAAGAGCACATCGCTGCCTCTGTCAGCATTCCGTCTGAGAAACAACGGCTTATTTATCAGGGACGAGTTCTGCAGGATGATAAGAAGCTCCAGGAATACA atGTTGGGGGAAAGGTTATTCACCTCGTGGAACGGGCTCCTCCTCAGACTCAGCTCCCTTCTGGGGCATCTTCTGGGATAGGTTCTGCCTCAGCCACCCATGGTGGAGGACCCCCACCTGGTACTCGGGGGCCTGGGGCCTCTGTTCATGACCGGAATGCCAACAGCTATGTCATGGTTGGAACCTTCAACCTTCCT AGTGACGGCTCTGCTGTGGATGTTCACATCAACATGGAACAGGCCCCGATTCAG AGTGAGCCCCGAGTACGGCTGGTGATGGCTCAGCACATGATCAGGGATATACAGACCTTACTATCCCGGATGGAG TGTCGAGGGGGACCCCAAGCACAGCACAGTCAGCCACCCCCACAGACGCCAACTGTGGCCCCGGAGCCTGGAGCCTTGAGCTCTCAAACATCAGAACCAGTTGAAAGTGAAGTGCCTCCTCGGGAGCCCATGGAGGCGGAAGAAGTGGAGGAGCGtgccccagcccagagcccagaacTCACCCCTTCTGGCCCAGCTCCTGTGGGCCCAACGCCTGCCCCAGAGACAAATGCACCCAA CCATCCTTCCCCAGCGGAGTATGTTGAAGTGCTCCAGGAGCTCCAGCGGCTGGAGAGCCGCCTTCAGCCCTTCCTGCAGCGCTACTACGAGGTTCTGGGCACTGCTGCCACCACGGACTACAACAACAAC CAAGAGGGGCGTGAAGAGGATCAGCGCTTGATTAACTTGGTGGGGGAGAGCCTGCGGCTGCTGGGCAACACCTTCGTGGCGCTGTCGGACCTGCGCTGCAATCTGGCCTGTGCACCCCCGCGACACCTGCACGTGGTCCGGCCCATGTCCCACTACACCACTCCCATGGTGCTCCAGCAGGCAGCCATCCCCATTCAG ATCAACGTGGGAACCACTGTGACCATGACGGGGAATGGGACTCGGCCCCCCCCGGCTGCCAGTGCGGAGGCAGCTCCGACTGGTCCTGGGCAGGCCTCGTCCCTGGCTCCCACTTCTACCACTGTTGAGTCCTCAACCGAGGGGGTTCCCCCGCCAGGGCCAGCTCCCCCACCGACCACCAGCCACCCAAGGGTCATTCGGATTTCCCACCAGAGCGTGGAACCCGTGGTCATGATGCACATGAACATCCAAG GGccactctttctgtctccctgccCAGATTCTGGCACACAGCCCGGTGGAGTTCCGAGTGCTCCCACTGGCCCCCTAGGACCCCCTGGTCATGGCCAGACCCTGG GCTCCACCCTCATCcagctgccctccctgccccctgagTTCATGCACGCCGTCGCCCACCAGATCACTCATCAGGCCATGGTGGCAGCTGTTGCCTCCGCGGCCGCAG GACAGCAGGTGCCAGGCTTTCCGACAGCTCCGACCCGGGTGGTGATCGCCCGACCCACCCCTCCACAGGCTCGGCCTTCCCATCCTGGGGGGCCCCCTGTCTCGGGTACTCTA cagggcgCCGGGCTGGGTACAAATGCCTCCTTGGCCCAGATGGTGAGCGGACTTGTGGGGCAGCTTCTGATGCAGCCTGTTCTCGTGG CTCAGGGGACTCCAGGAATGGCTCCACCTCCGGCCCCTGCCACTGCTTCAGCTAGTGCCGGCACCACCAACACCGCTACCACAGCCGGCCCTGCTCCTGGGGGGCCTGCCCAGCCTCCACCCCCTCAGCCCTCTGCGGCCGACCTGCAGTTCTCTCAGCTCCTGGGGAACCTGCTGGGGCCGGCGGGGCCTGGGGCCGGAGGGCCTGGCATGGCTTCTCCCACCATCACTGTGGCGATGCCTGGCGTCCCCGCCTTTCTGCAGGGCATGACTGACTTTCTGCAG GCAACACAGACGGCGCCTCCgccccctccaccacccccacccccacccccggcccccgaGCAGCAGAACATGCCCCCACCGGGGTCCCCTTCTGGTGGCGCAGGGAGTCCTGGAGGCCTGGGTCTTGAGAGCCTTTCACCGGAGTTTTTTACCTCCGTGGTGCAGGGTGTTCTGAACTCCCTGCTGGGCTCCCTGGGGGCCCGGGCTGGCAGCAGTGAGAGTATCGCCGCTTTCATACAGCGCCTTAGTGGATCCAGCAACATCTTCGAGCCTGGGGCTGATGGGGCCCTCG GATTCTTTGGGGCCCTGCTCTCTCTTCTGTGCCAGAACTTTTCCATGGTGGATGTGGTGATGCTTCTTCATGGCCATTTCCAGCCACTGCAGCGGCTTCAGCCCCAGCTGCGATCCTTTTTCCACCAGCACTACTTGGGTGGCCAAGAGCCCACGCCTGGTAACATACGG ACGGCAACCCACACGTTGATCACGGGGCTGGAAGAATATGTGCGGGAGAGTTTT TCTCTGGTGCAGGTTCAGCCTGGTGTGGACATCATCCGGACAAACCTGGAGTTTCTCCAAGAGCAGTTCAACAGCATTGCCGCTCATGTGCTGCACTGCACAG ACAGTGGATTTGGGGCCCGTTTGTTGGAGCTGTGTAACCAGGGCCTGTTTGAATGCCTGGCCCTCAACCTGCACTGCTTGGGGGGACAGCAGATGGAACTGGCTGCAGTCATCAATGGCCGAATT CGTCGCATGTCTCGTGGGGTGAACCCATCCTTGGTGAGCTGGCTGACCACTATGATGGGACTGAGGCTTCAGGTGGTTCTGGAGCACATGCCCGTGGGCCCTGATGCCATCCTCAGATACGTTCGCAGGGTCGGTGATCCCCCCCAG CCCCTTCCTGAGGAGCCAATGGAAGTTCAGGGATCAGAAAGAACTTCCCCTGAGCCTCAG CGGGAGAATGCTTCCCCGGCCCCGGGCACTACGGCAGAAGAGGCCATGTCCCGAGGGCCACCTCCTGCTCCTGAGGGTGGCGGCTCCCGTGACGAGCAGGATGGAGCTTCAGCTGAGACAGAGCCTTGGGCAGCTGCAGTCCCCCCA GAGTGGGTTCCGATTATCCAGCAGGACATTCAGAGCCAGCGGAAGGTGAAGCCGCAACCCCCCCTGAGTGATGCCTACCTCAGTGGTATGCCTGCCAAGAGACGTAAG ACGATGCAGGGTGAGGGCCCCCAGCTGCTTCTCTCAGAGGCCGTGAGCCGGGCAGCTAAGGCAGCCGGAGCTCGGCCCCTGACAAGCCCTGAGAGCCTGAGCCGGGACCTGGAGGcaccagaggttcaggagagctACAGGCAGCAG ctccgGGCTGATATACAAAAGCGACTGCAGGAAGACCCCAACTACAGTCCCCAGCGCTTCCCTAATGCCCACCGGGCCTTTGCTGATGATCCCTAG